From the Nodularia sp. NIES-3585 genome, one window contains:
- a CDS encoding cysteine synthase A — MDIKNGFVGTVGNTPLIRLNSFSEQTGCEILGKAEFLNPGGSVKDRAALYIIEDAEKKGLLKPGGTVVEGTAGNTGIGLAHICNAKGYKCLIIIPNTQSQEKIDALTTLGAEVRPVPAVPYKDPNNYVKLSGRIAAELDNAIWANQFDNLANRLAHYETTGPEIWTQTNGKIDGWTAATGTGGTFAGVSLYLKSQKSDVKCVVADPMGSGLYSYIKTGEVKIEGNSITEGIGNSRITANMEGAPIDDAIQIDDTEALRVVYQLLRQDGLLMGGSTGINVGAAVALAKQMGPGHTIATILCDSGSRYQSRIFNQEWLASKGLVIN, encoded by the coding sequence ATGGATATCAAAAATGGATTTGTCGGCACTGTTGGTAACACACCACTGATTCGCTTAAACAGCTTTAGTGAACAAACAGGTTGCGAAATCCTTGGTAAAGCAGAATTTCTTAATCCTGGGGGTTCCGTCAAAGACCGCGCCGCACTTTACATTATTGAAGACGCAGAAAAAAAGGGTCTACTCAAACCCGGTGGTACTGTCGTTGAAGGAACTGCTGGGAATACGGGCATTGGTTTAGCACATATTTGCAATGCCAAAGGCTATAAATGCCTGATTATTATTCCCAATACCCAATCCCAAGAAAAAATAGATGCCCTAACAACTCTGGGGGCAGAAGTGCGTCCTGTTCCGGCTGTCCCCTACAAAGACCCTAATAACTATGTCAAGCTATCTGGCAGAATAGCCGCTGAGTTAGATAATGCTATTTGGGCAAATCAGTTTGATAATTTAGCTAACCGCCTCGCCCACTACGAAACTACAGGCCCAGAAATTTGGACGCAGACAAATGGTAAAATCGATGGCTGGACAGCTGCAACTGGTACTGGTGGTACTTTTGCTGGGGTTTCTTTATATTTAAAATCACAGAAGTCTGATGTTAAATGCGTGGTTGCCGACCCTATGGGTAGTGGACTGTATAGCTATATCAAAACTGGTGAAGTGAAGATTGAGGGGAACTCTATCACTGAAGGCATCGGTAATAGCCGCATCACCGCTAATATGGAAGGCGCACCAATTGACGATGCTATTCAGATAGATGACACCGAAGCTTTGCGGGTCGTTTATCAACTTTTGCGCCAGGATGGGCTATTAATGGGCGGGTCTACAGGTATTAATGTTGGGGCTGCTGTGGCTCTAGCGAAGCAGATGGGGCCAGGACATACTATTGCGACCATTTTATGTGATAGCGGTTCCCGGTATCAGTCACGCATCTTCAACCAAGAATGGCTAGCCTCAAAGGGATTAGTGATTAATTAG
- a CDS encoding dynamin family protein, which produces MSQQLDTDTFINDLERVAQVRSEIAECLSRIADTIKKAELAGESSSGKLSLERDIEDITVASKNLKEGVFRLLVLGDMKRGKSTFLNALIGENLLPSDVNPCTAVLTVLRYGAEKKVTIHFNDGKDSQTLDFQNFKYKYTIDPAEAKKLEQEKKPAFPDVDYAVVEYPLALLEKGIEIVDSPGLNDTEARNELSLGYVNNCHAILFVMRASQPCTLGERRYLENYIKGRGLTVFFLINAWDQVRESLIDPDDTEELQASENRLRQVFKANLAEYCSVDGQDIYEERVFEVSSIQALRRRLKNPQGNLAETGFLEFMGSLNTFLTRERAIAELRQVRTLGRQTCKNTQEAIARRLPLLDQDVNELKKRLDSVEPEFNKLTGIRDQFQKEIINKRDTQARKISESFRGYVLNLGNTFETDFLRYQPELNVLDFLSSGKRDAFNEALQKAFEQYIADKAAAWTLTAEKDINGAFQELSRSAAQYGATYSQVTDKITEKLTGQPVKVNTHSTPEEDKSPGWAKWAMGLLSLSKGNFAGVALAGAGFDWKNILLNYFTVIGVGGIMTAVTGILLGPIGFALLGLGVGILQTNQARKELVKTAKTELVKYLPQIAHEQSQTVYDAVKECFDSYEREVSLRINDDIVSRKSELDNLIQQKETREINRESELQRLKKIEEDVIVEIQTIEVIYSDLLAYYS; this is translated from the coding sequence ATGAGCCAACAACTTGATACTGATACATTTATCAACGATTTAGAACGGGTTGCTCAAGTGCGTTCAGAAATTGCTGAATGTCTGAGCAGAATTGCTGACACTATCAAAAAAGCTGAATTAGCAGGGGAATCTTCTTCAGGTAAACTCAGTTTAGAACGAGACATTGAAGATATTACGGTAGCTAGTAAAAACCTGAAAGAAGGTGTGTTTCGTCTATTAGTTTTAGGCGATATGAAGCGCGGTAAAAGTACATTTCTTAATGCTTTGATAGGGGAAAATTTACTGCCAAGTGATGTTAATCCCTGTACTGCGGTGTTAACAGTTTTACGTTATGGTGCTGAGAAAAAAGTCACTATTCATTTTAATGATGGCAAAGATTCTCAGACCTTGGATTTTCAAAATTTTAAATATAAATATACTATTGACCCCGCAGAAGCTAAAAAACTAGAACAAGAGAAAAAACCAGCTTTTCCTGATGTTGATTATGCAGTTGTTGAGTATCCTTTAGCATTGCTAGAAAAAGGAATTGAAATTGTTGATAGTCCAGGATTAAATGATACAGAAGCCCGCAATGAATTATCTTTAGGTTATGTAAATAATTGTCATGCAATTCTGTTTGTCATGCGAGCTTCTCAACCTTGTACTTTGGGTGAGCGGAGGTATCTGGAAAATTATATTAAAGGTCGTGGATTAACGGTTTTCTTTTTAATCAACGCTTGGGATCAGGTGCGAGAATCTTTAATTGATCCTGACGATACAGAAGAGTTACAAGCTTCGGAAAACAGATTACGGCAAGTATTCAAGGCAAATTTAGCTGAATATTGTAGTGTAGATGGTCAGGATATTTACGAAGAACGTGTATTTGAAGTTTCATCAATTCAAGCACTAAGGCGACGACTGAAGAATCCCCAAGGGAATTTGGCAGAAACTGGCTTTCTAGAGTTTATGGGGTCACTGAATACTTTTCTTACCAGAGAACGAGCGATCGCTGAACTCCGCCAAGTCAGAACATTAGGTAGACAAACGTGTAAGAATACCCAAGAAGCAATTGCCCGACGTTTACCATTACTTGATCAAGATGTCAATGAATTAAAAAAACGCCTGGATTCTGTAGAACCTGAGTTTAATAAACTCACTGGTATTCGAGATCAATTTCAGAAAGAAATCATCAATAAAAGAGATACCCAAGCGCGAAAAATTTCGGAATCTTTCCGTGGCTATGTTTTAAATTTAGGCAATACTTTTGAAACGGATTTTTTACGCTATCAACCGGAATTAAATGTTTTAGATTTCCTGAGTAGTGGTAAACGGGATGCATTTAATGAAGCACTGCAAAAAGCCTTTGAACAATATATTGCCGATAAAGCTGCGGCCTGGACTTTAACTGCGGAAAAAGACATCAATGGTGCTTTTCAAGAACTTTCTCGCAGTGCTGCACAGTATGGCGCAACTTACAGTCAAGTTACAGACAAAATTACCGAAAAACTCACGGGACAGCCAGTGAAAGTAAATACTCATTCCACTCCAGAAGAGGATAAATCCCCTGGATGGGCAAAATGGGCAATGGGATTATTATCTTTATCTAAGGGAAACTTCGCTGGTGTCGCTTTAGCTGGGGCTGGATTTGATTGGAAAAATATTTTGTTAAACTACTTTACTGTAATTGGTGTTGGGGGCATAATGACGGCGGTGACAGGGATTTTGCTTGGACCAATTGGATTTGCTCTCTTAGGTTTGGGAGTAGGAATTTTACAAACAAATCAAGCACGTAAAGAGTTAGTGAAAACTGCTAAAACTGAGTTAGTTAAATACTTACCACAAATAGCGCATGAACAATCTCAAACTGTATACGATGCAGTGAAAGAGTGTTTTGATTCCTATGAAAGAGAGGTGAGTTTGCGAATTAATGATGATATTGTCTCTCGCAAGTCTGAGTTAGATAATTTAATCCAGCAAAAAGAAACACGCGAAATAAATCGAGAGAGTGAGTTACAACGGTTAAAAAAAATAGAAGAAGATGTGATCGTTGAAATTCAAACAATTGAAGTAATATATAGTGATTTATTAGCTTACTATAGTTGA